The following proteins come from a genomic window of Pseudomonas hygromyciniae:
- a CDS encoding TetR/AcrR family transcriptional regulator, protein MSRARAEMIEETRARLLASARHAFATQGFANTSMDDFTARAGLTRGALYHHFGDKKGLLAAVVAQLDGEMDEHLQHISAQAANPWDGFCERCRAYLRMAQDPEIQRIVLQDAPAVLGADVGAQQQCIESLRRLLEGLMQTGWIEQAPSLALARLINGSLVDTAQWIAHAEHPDECLEQALQGLDLLLRGLKPVA, encoded by the coding sequence CAGCGCCCGCCACGCCTTTGCGACCCAAGGTTTTGCCAATACCTCGATGGACGATTTCACCGCCCGCGCCGGGCTCACGCGAGGGGCGTTGTACCATCACTTTGGCGACAAAAAAGGGCTACTGGCGGCGGTCGTCGCGCAACTCGACGGCGAAATGGATGAGCACCTGCAACACATCAGCGCCCAGGCCGCAAATCCCTGGGATGGTTTTTGCGAACGCTGCCGCGCTTATCTGCGCATGGCCCAGGACCCGGAAATCCAGCGCATTGTGCTGCAAGATGCACCGGCGGTACTGGGTGCTGACGTCGGTGCCCAGCAGCAATGCATCGAATCCTTGCGCCGGCTGCTGGAGGGGTTGATGCAAACCGGATGGATTGAACAGGCTCCCAGCCTGGCGCTGGCCCGGTTGATCAACGGCAGCCTGGTGGATACGGCGCAATGGATTGCCCACGCCGAACACCCGGATGAATGCCTGGAGCAAGCGCTGCAAGGCTTGGATTTGCTGCTTCGGGGGTTGAAACCTGTGGCCTGA
- a CDS encoding efflux transporter outer membrane subunit produces MPSLVVHPPTSNRFPAALTLLLLGALAGCSGLPDEPAAQLMAQATAQLSSGSATQALPQRWWQLYRDRQLDLLVEQALNHNKDLEAAAAHVDALLARLEQVDSQRQPSTLLTYGVGYGRSRDDQTLAQATGERADAEWSHAPGFSLSYTLDLWGEVRYRLAAARANADAARALEDEWRVMVAAQTTRAYAQACVYAFSSLAQRHSVQVLERSVEVTRKLQQAGAATALDLARLNGLLEETRAPLPMLTARHQAALYELAVLSGMRPQDVARNSCARPPQLQAPLPVGDGWALVQRRADIRRAERQLQAATLAIGVARAELYPRVTFGAALESSASSLGKLGDSEALVYSVGPLLSWRFPNRGVAQAQVGQRRAQAREAQARFDATVLSALKQVEQALALYQGEQQRRQALQAALDNSQQVFELATRSHRAGALDALQLLDSERSLVSLQATLAQADLRLINRQIDLFQALGGGWQRDDQPQPLPLAALGAKP; encoded by the coding sequence ATGCCCAGCCTTGTCGTTCATCCCCCCACTAGCAATCGATTCCCGGCAGCCCTGACCCTGCTTTTGCTGGGCGCGCTGGCCGGATGCAGCGGCCTGCCCGACGAACCAGCAGCGCAGTTGATGGCCCAGGCGACAGCGCAATTGTCCAGCGGGTCGGCAACCCAGGCGCTGCCCCAGCGCTGGTGGCAGCTTTACCGCGACCGGCAACTGGATCTGTTGGTCGAGCAGGCCTTGAACCACAACAAAGACCTTGAGGCCGCCGCCGCTCACGTTGACGCGTTGCTCGCCCGCCTGGAGCAGGTTGACAGCCAGCGCCAACCCTCGACCTTGCTGACTTACGGCGTGGGCTACGGCCGCAGCCGCGACGACCAGACCCTGGCCCAGGCAACCGGTGAACGTGCCGATGCCGAGTGGAGCCATGCTCCCGGATTCTCCCTGAGCTACACCCTGGACCTGTGGGGCGAAGTGCGTTATCGCCTGGCCGCCGCTCGCGCCAATGCGGATGCGGCGCGGGCGCTAGAAGATGAATGGCGGGTGATGGTGGCCGCGCAGACCACACGGGCCTATGCCCAGGCGTGCGTCTATGCCTTCAGCAGCCTGGCGCAGCGTCATTCGGTGCAGGTGTTGGAGCGCAGTGTCGAAGTCACTCGCAAACTGCAGCAGGCCGGTGCGGCCACCGCCCTGGATCTGGCGCGCCTCAATGGCCTGCTGGAAGAAACCCGTGCCCCGTTGCCCATGTTGACTGCCCGCCATCAGGCAGCCCTGTATGAGTTGGCCGTGCTAAGTGGCATGCGGCCCCAGGACGTAGCACGCAACAGCTGTGCCCGGCCCCCGCAATTGCAGGCGCCGCTGCCCGTGGGAGATGGCTGGGCGCTGGTGCAGCGGCGTGCCGATATCCGGCGTGCCGAGCGCCAATTGCAGGCGGCCACGCTGGCCATTGGCGTCGCACGCGCCGAGTTGTACCCGCGAGTGACGTTCGGTGCTGCACTTGAGTCTTCGGCGAGCAGCCTGGGCAAGTTGGGGGACAGTGAGGCGCTGGTGTATTCCGTGGGGCCGTTGCTGTCCTGGCGCTTTCCCAATCGCGGTGTCGCCCAGGCCCAGGTGGGGCAGCGCCGGGCCCAGGCGCGCGAGGCCCAGGCGCGTTTCGACGCCACGGTGCTCAGCGCGTTGAAGCAGGTCGAACAAGCCCTGGCGCTGTACCAGGGCGAGCAGCAGCGCCGCCAGGCCCTGCAAGCCGCGCTGGACAACAGCCAGCAGGTATTTGAGCTGGCTACCCGCAGTCATCGGGCCGGTGCCCTCGATGCCCTCCAATTGCTCGACAGCGAGCGCAGCCTGGTCAGCCTGCAGGCCACCCTGGCCCAGGCCGACCTGCGCTTGATCAACCGCCAGATCGACCTGTTCCAGGCTCTGGGTGGCGGCTGGCAACGTGACGATCAACCCCAACCCTTACCCCTTGCTGCCCTTGGAGCCAAGCCATGA
- a CDS encoding glucose 1-dehydrogenase, with amino-acid sequence MRISLEQQVAVVTGASSGIGAGAARALAAAGAAVVVNYNRQAEPAQALAAQINQGGGRALAIGADVSREDDVERLFAQTLDAFGHLDILVANSGLQKDAAISDMTLEQWNTVIGVNLTGQFLCARAALRIFNRQGVRAGVSRAAGKIIHMSSVHQLIPWAGHVNYAASKGGVEMLMRSLAQEVSHQRIRINGIAPGAIRTAINRAATEGDAEQALLKLIPYGRVGDVEDVANAVVWLASDASDYVVGSTLFIDGGMSLYPEFKDNG; translated from the coding sequence ATGCGCATCTCGTTGGAACAACAAGTGGCCGTGGTCACCGGCGCCAGCTCCGGCATCGGCGCGGGCGCCGCCAGGGCTTTGGCCGCGGCCGGCGCGGCGGTGGTGGTGAACTACAACCGTCAGGCAGAGCCCGCCCAGGCCCTGGCGGCGCAGATCAACCAGGGCGGTGGCCGGGCCCTGGCCATCGGCGCCGATGTGTCCAGAGAGGACGACGTCGAGCGCCTGTTTGCGCAGACCCTGGACGCCTTCGGTCATCTCGACATTCTGGTGGCCAATTCCGGCCTGCAAAAAGACGCCGCCATCAGCGACATGACCCTTGAGCAGTGGAATACGGTGATCGGCGTCAACCTCACCGGGCAGTTCCTCTGCGCCCGTGCCGCCCTGCGCATTTTCAACCGCCAGGGCGTGCGAGCAGGCGTATCCCGGGCCGCCGGCAAAATCATCCATATGAGCTCGGTGCATCAGTTGATCCCATGGGCTGGCCACGTCAACTACGCCGCCTCCAAGGGCGGCGTCGAAATGTTGATGCGCAGCCTCGCCCAGGAAGTCAGCCACCAACGGATCCGCATCAACGGCATCGCGCCGGGGGCGATCCGCACGGCGATCAACCGCGCCGCCACCGAGGGCGATGCCGAGCAGGCGCTGCTGAAACTGATCCCCTATGGCCGCGTCGGCGACGTCGAAGACGTGGCCAACGCCGTGGTCTGGCTGGCCAGCGATGCCTCCGACTATGTGGTGGGCAGCACCTTGTTTATCGACGGTGGCATGAGTCTCTACCCGGAGTTCAAAGACAATGGTTGA
- a CDS encoding MDR family MFS transporter translates to MGADARSTSTVSFRAWVAVIGGLFGCFMAGMNVHVTSAALPEIEGALGATFEEGSWISTAYLVAEIIMIPLTAWLVQVFSLRRVMLWGSGVFLVASVACSMAPNLPVMIIIRVIQGAAGAVLIPLSFQLIITELPASKIPLGMALFSLANSVAQAAGPSIGGWLTDVYSWRWIFYLQLFPGIALLAAVAWSIDRQPMNLGLLRQGDWLGIACMVLGLGALQIVLEEGGRKDWFGSAFIVWMSLAAVVGLAGFISRQLWGSKSFINLRLLAHYNFGVASVAMFIFGASTYGLVFLVPNYLSQMQGYNASEIGISLIAYGMVQLVLAPFLPRLMKWLSAKILVASGFAIMALGCWMGAHLSADSASNVIIPSIVVRGIGQPLIMVALSVLAVHGLAKAESGSASAVFSMLRNLGGAVGTALLAQLVVVREQVHSARIGESLNIFEPALQQRLPGGGLLQEQWPEHQQVLGLLDQGVRHQSFLMAYSDAFYLACVALTLCAVAALLLRRT, encoded by the coding sequence ATGGGGGCTGATGCGCGCAGCACTTCGACGGTATCGTTTCGCGCCTGGGTCGCGGTGATCGGTGGTCTGTTCGGTTGCTTCATGGCTGGCATGAACGTGCATGTCACCAGTGCCGCGCTGCCGGAAATCGAAGGGGCCCTGGGGGCTACGTTTGAGGAGGGTTCGTGGATTTCCACGGCCTACCTGGTGGCGGAAATCATCATGATCCCGCTCACCGCGTGGCTGGTGCAGGTGTTCTCGTTGCGTCGGGTGATGCTGTGGGGCTCCGGGGTCTTTCTGGTGGCCTCGGTGGCCTGCTCGATGGCGCCGAACCTGCCGGTGATGATCATCATCCGGGTGATCCAGGGGGCGGCGGGGGCGGTGCTGATTCCGTTGTCGTTCCAGTTGATCATCACTGAACTGCCCGCCAGCAAGATCCCGTTGGGCATGGCGCTGTTCAGCCTGGCCAACAGTGTGGCCCAGGCCGCAGGGCCGTCTATTGGTGGCTGGCTGACCGATGTCTATTCGTGGCGCTGGATCTTCTACCTGCAACTGTTCCCCGGCATCGCGCTGTTGGCGGCAGTGGCCTGGTCCATCGATCGCCAACCGATGAACCTGGGGTTGTTGCGCCAGGGCGACTGGCTGGGCATCGCGTGCATGGTGCTGGGCCTGGGCGCGTTGCAGATCGTGCTGGAGGAGGGCGGGCGCAAGGATTGGTTCGGCTCGGCCTTTATTGTATGGATGAGCCTGGCGGCGGTGGTCGGGCTGGCAGGGTTTATCAGTCGGCAACTGTGGGGCAGCAAAAGCTTTATCAACCTGCGGTTGTTGGCGCACTACAACTTTGGCGTGGCCAGCGTGGCGATGTTTATCTTCGGCGCCAGTACCTATGGCCTGGTGTTTCTGGTGCCCAACTACCTGTCCCAGATGCAGGGCTATAACGCCAGCGAAATTGGCATCAGCCTGATTGCCTACGGCATGGTGCAACTGGTGCTGGCGCCGTTCCTGCCACGGCTGATGAAGTGGTTGAGCGCGAAAATCCTCGTGGCTTCAGGTTTCGCGATCATGGCGTTGGGCTGTTGGATGGGCGCGCATTTGTCGGCAGACAGCGCTAGCAACGTGATCATCCCCTCGATCGTGGTGCGCGGCATCGGCCAGCCGTTGATCATGGTGGCGCTGTCGGTACTGGCGGTGCATGGGCTGGCCAAGGCCGAGTCTGGCTCCGCTTCGGCGGTATTCTCGATGTTGCGCAACCTGGGTGGCGCCGTGGGCACGGCCTTGCTGGCACAGTTGGTAGTGGTGCGCGAGCAGGTGCATTCGGCGCGGATCGGTGAGTCGCTGAACATTTTCGAGCCAGCCTTGCAGCAACGCTTGCCGGGCGGCGGTTTGCTACAGGAACAATGGCCGGAGCACCAGCAGGTGCTGGGGTTGCTGGACCAGGGTGTACGGCACCAATCCTTCTTGATGGCTTACAGCGATGCGTTCTACCTGGCGTGTGTGGCGCTGACGTTGTGTGCGGTGGCGGCGCTGTTGTTGCGGCGAACCTGA
- a CDS encoding AraC family transcriptional regulator — translation MTTAHRPWLEAYADNYRNDEVVHPHCHTQAQLIHGVTGVMVVSTAQGSWLVPSGHALWVPAETPHEIRMAGEVHMRTLFLMPEVEPSLGRTCQVIEVSALLRELIVAATLIAGQVNNPRLLAMVELIRMELLAAPVVAMHVPVPGDARLAKLCTRFIRNPADDSSLESWADTLNMSARTLSRIFQRELGMSFGEWRKRARLALSLKLLAQGASILEVALEHGYQSPSAFSAMFRRSLGYPPSHFRPGA, via the coding sequence ATGACAACTGCGCACCGGCCCTGGCTTGAGGCTTATGCCGACAACTACCGCAACGACGAAGTGGTCCATCCCCATTGTCATACCCAGGCGCAACTGATTCACGGCGTCACCGGGGTGATGGTGGTCAGTACGGCCCAGGGCAGTTGGCTGGTGCCGTCCGGGCATGCGTTGTGGGTCCCGGCCGAGACGCCCCACGAAATTCGCATGGCCGGCGAGGTGCATATGCGTACGTTGTTTCTTATGCCCGAGGTGGAGCCTAGCCTTGGGCGCACTTGTCAGGTGATCGAGGTTTCAGCGCTGCTGCGGGAGCTGATCGTGGCCGCCACACTGATTGCCGGTCAGGTCAACAACCCGCGCCTGCTGGCGATGGTGGAGTTGATCCGCATGGAGTTGCTGGCCGCGCCGGTGGTGGCCATGCACGTGCCGGTGCCCGGCGACGCACGGCTGGCCAAGTTGTGTACGCGGTTTATCCGCAACCCGGCCGATGACAGCAGCCTGGAGTCCTGGGCCGACACCCTGAACATGAGTGCGCGCACCCTTAGCCGGATTTTCCAGCGTGAGCTGGGCATGAGCTTTGGCGAATGGCGCAAGCGTGCGCGCCTGGCGTTGAGCTTGAAGTTACTGGCCCAGGGCGCTTCCATTCTGGAGGTAGCGCTGGAACATGGTTATCAAAGCCCAAGCGCGTTCAGTGCGATGTTTCGTCGTTCGCTGGGGTATCCGCCGAGTCATTTCCGCCCCGGGGCCTGA
- a CDS encoding HlyD family secretion protein — MNQAVEPAILQSTPSLMQRHRRALLTGASLATLLGVGLFAGYWWQWGRFLEETDDAYVRADWVAVSPRIAGYVAQVLVEDNQPVKAGDVLVQLDDRDFIEQLRSTEAKLQQARAAATARQSSLHTLNARLGEQQQRIAQAQAALNSSEAEAHRARLDYLRYRDLVDQQIATRERLETASAGQAKALAAVNQAHAQVARQQAQCQVLQARRQQAQARIAESQARVGEAQANLALARNALNDTAIRAPFDGVVGQRKVRRQQYVMPGLPLLAVVPVEQAYVIANYKETQLQHMAPGQSVDIAVDSFSGQRWRGQVESIAPGSGAVFALLPPDNATGNFTKIVQRFPVKIRLVVDAANAPAILPGMSVIATVDTRPARQQDSSHGG; from the coding sequence ATGAACCAGGCTGTTGAACCCGCCATCCTGCAATCCACTCCCAGCTTGATGCAGCGCCATCGCCGCGCACTGCTCACAGGCGCATCCCTGGCGACGCTGCTGGGGGTGGGGCTGTTTGCCGGGTATTGGTGGCAGTGGGGGCGATTCCTTGAAGAGACCGACGATGCCTACGTGCGCGCCGACTGGGTCGCGGTCAGCCCGCGCATCGCTGGCTACGTGGCTCAGGTGCTGGTGGAGGACAACCAGCCGGTCAAGGCGGGCGATGTGCTGGTGCAACTGGATGACCGAGACTTTATCGAACAGTTGCGCAGCACCGAGGCGAAGTTGCAGCAAGCCCGGGCAGCGGCGACGGCGCGCCAGTCCAGCCTGCATACCCTGAACGCACGGTTGGGCGAACAGCAGCAACGCATCGCCCAGGCCCAGGCGGCCTTGAATAGCAGCGAGGCCGAGGCCCATCGTGCTCGCCTGGACTACCTGCGTTATCGCGATTTGGTGGACCAGCAGATTGCTACCCGTGAGCGCCTGGAAACTGCCAGTGCCGGCCAGGCCAAGGCGCTGGCGGCGGTTAACCAAGCCCACGCCCAAGTGGCCCGGCAGCAGGCGCAGTGCCAGGTCCTGCAGGCGCGTCGCCAACAGGCCCAGGCGCGTATCGCCGAATCTCAGGCTCGGGTGGGCGAGGCCCAGGCCAATCTGGCCCTGGCCCGCAATGCCTTGAATGACACGGCGATCCGCGCGCCGTTCGACGGGGTCGTGGGCCAGCGCAAGGTCCGTCGCCAGCAGTATGTGATGCCAGGCCTGCCGTTACTGGCGGTGGTGCCGGTGGAGCAGGCCTATGTGATCGCCAACTACAAGGAAACCCAGTTGCAGCACATGGCGCCGGGGCAATCGGTGGATATTGCGGTGGACAGTTTTTCCGGCCAGCGCTGGCGCGGCCAGGTGGAAAGTATCGCGCCCGGTTCCGGCGCGGTGTTCGCCTTGTTACCGCCGGACAACGCCACCGGCAATTTCACCAAGATCGTGCAGCGCTTTCCGGTGAAGATCCGCCTGGTCGTGGACGCGGCCAATGCCCCCGCGATCTTGCCGGGGATGTCGGTGATCGCCACGGTGGATACCCGTCCGGCCCGCCAGCAGGACAGTTCCCATGGGGGCTGA
- a CDS encoding glycoside hydrolase family 15 protein, whose translation MVDLKNESQSAIDAHGIIGDMRSAALINDQGSIDFFCWPEFDSPSIFCSLLDSPAAGIFQLTPDLPQARREQIYLPDTNVLQTRWLSDEAVVEITDLLSISDDVDDLPLLIRRVRVVSGKATLHMRCAVRHDYARAPTRATADNADVCFEAPGLPSLRLASSLPMKIEDDAAVACFTLDQDQGAEFVLGSLDDVRVDSSGTDLCLQRTLAFWRGWLAQSNYRGRWREMVNRSALALKLLTSRKHGAILAAATFGLPETPGGERNWDYRYTWIRDASFTVYAFMRLGFVQEANDYMRWLRGRVSDCCGQPMKINILYGIDGRQQLPETELTHLSGHGGAQPVRIGNEAYDQVQLDIFGELMDAVYLVNKYGEAISHEGWKHTLEVVDQVCETWNQKDVGIWEMRGEQHHFLHSRLMCWVALDRAIRLASKRSLPAPFARWDQTRQAIYEDIWNNFWNEERGHFVQHIGSTALDGSMLLMPLVRFVAATDPRWLSTLEAIQKSLVRDGMVYRYRNDDSQIDGLQGTEGAFTACSFWYVECLARAGQVEKAHLEFEQLLRYANPLGLYAEEFDSQARHLGNTPQALSHLALISAATFLDRKLSGEKTVWQP comes from the coding sequence ATGGTTGATCTGAAAAACGAATCTCAAAGCGCCATCGATGCCCACGGCATCATCGGCGATATGCGCAGTGCGGCGCTGATCAACGACCAAGGCAGCATCGACTTTTTCTGCTGGCCGGAATTCGACAGCCCATCGATCTTCTGCTCACTGCTGGACTCTCCCGCCGCCGGGATCTTCCAACTGACCCCGGACCTGCCCCAGGCGCGCCGGGAGCAGATCTACCTGCCGGACACCAATGTCCTGCAAACCCGCTGGCTGAGCGATGAGGCGGTGGTGGAAATCACCGACCTGCTGAGCATCAGCGATGACGTCGATGACCTGCCCCTGTTGATCCGCCGTGTGCGGGTGGTCAGCGGCAAGGCCACCCTGCATATGCGCTGCGCGGTACGTCATGACTATGCCCGGGCGCCCACTCGGGCCACGGCGGATAACGCTGATGTGTGCTTCGAGGCGCCGGGCCTGCCCAGCCTGCGCCTGGCCAGCAGCCTGCCGATGAAAATCGAGGACGATGCCGCCGTCGCCTGCTTTACCCTGGATCAGGATCAGGGTGCCGAATTTGTCCTTGGCAGCCTGGACGATGTGCGCGTCGACAGCAGCGGCACCGACCTGTGCCTGCAGCGCACCCTGGCGTTCTGGCGCGGCTGGCTGGCGCAGTCCAACTACCGCGGGCGCTGGCGGGAAATGGTCAATCGCTCGGCCTTGGCCCTCAAGCTGCTGACCTCACGCAAACACGGCGCGATCCTCGCTGCGGCCACCTTCGGCCTGCCGGAAACCCCCGGCGGCGAACGCAATTGGGACTACCGCTACACCTGGATCCGCGACGCCTCGTTCACTGTCTACGCCTTTATGCGCCTGGGTTTTGTCCAGGAAGCCAATGACTACATGCGTTGGTTGCGCGGGCGCGTCAGCGATTGCTGCGGGCAGCCGATGAAAATCAACATCCTGTATGGCATCGACGGCCGCCAGCAGTTGCCGGAAACCGAGTTGACCCACCTCAGCGGCCATGGCGGCGCGCAACCGGTGCGCATTGGCAACGAGGCCTATGACCAGGTGCAACTGGATATTTTTGGCGAACTGATGGACGCGGTGTACCTGGTCAACAAGTACGGCGAAGCCATCTCCCATGAGGGCTGGAAACACACCCTGGAAGTGGTCGATCAGGTGTGCGAGACCTGGAACCAGAAAGACGTCGGCATCTGGGAGATGCGCGGCGAGCAACATCACTTCCTGCACTCACGGCTGATGTGCTGGGTCGCCCTCGACCGCGCGATCCGCCTGGCCTCCAAACGTTCGCTGCCAGCACCGTTCGCCCGCTGGGACCAGACCCGCCAGGCGATATATGAAGATATCTGGAACAATTTCTGGAACGAGGAGCGCGGGCATTTCGTGCAGCACATCGGCAGCACCGCCCTGGATGGTTCGATGCTGTTGATGCCACTGGTGCGCTTCGTGGCGGCCACCGACCCACGCTGGTTGTCGACCCTGGAGGCCATCCAAAAAAGCCTGGTGCGCGACGGCATGGTGTACCGCTACCGCAATGACGACAGCCAGATTGATGGCCTGCAAGGCACTGAGGGAGCGTTTACTGCCTGCTCATTCTGGTACGTCGAATGCCTGGCTCGCGCAGGCCAAGTGGAAAAGGCCCATCTGGAATTCGAGCAACTGCTGCGCTATGCCAACCCGCTGGGATTGTATGCCGAGGAATTCGACAGCCAGGCGCGACACTTGGGCAACACCCCGCAGGCCTTGAGTCATTTGGCGTTGATCAGCGCGGCGACGTTTCTGGATCGTAAGTTGAGTGGGGAGAAAACGGTGTGGCAGCCTTGA
- a CDS encoding GNAT family N-acetyltransferase: MNSFPTLSTERLQLRELTANDAPALFAIYRDAEAMPWFGIDPMTDLSQAHALITTFAQWRTQANPGTRWGLEHDGRLIGTCGLFKWNRHWNSCALACELAPSARGNGLMSEALRSVLDWGFAQMHLHRVEALVHPQNRPSQALLERLGFTREGVLREAGFWAGCYQDLQVFSRLSHEH; this comes from the coding sequence TTGAATAGCTTCCCCACCCTCTCCACCGAACGCTTGCAACTGCGGGAGTTGACCGCCAACGACGCCCCGGCGCTGTTCGCGATCTATCGCGATGCCGAGGCCATGCCTTGGTTTGGCATCGACCCCATGACCGACCTATCCCAGGCCCATGCCCTGATAACCACCTTCGCCCAGTGGCGCACCCAGGCCAATCCGGGCACGCGCTGGGGCCTGGAGCATGACGGCAGGTTGATTGGCACCTGCGGGCTGTTCAAATGGAATCGCCACTGGAACAGTTGCGCCCTGGCCTGTGAGCTGGCGCCGTCGGCCAGGGGGAACGGTTTGATGAGCGAGGCCCTGCGCAGCGTGCTCGATTGGGGCTTTGCACAGATGCACCTGCATCGTGTCGAAGCGCTGGTCCATCCCCAAAACCGGCCGTCACAGGCACTGCTGGAACGTTTGGGCTTTACTCGCGAAGGAGTGCTGCGCGAGGCCGGGTTCTGGGCGGGGTGTTATCAGGACCTGCAGGTGTTTTCACGGCTGTCACACGAGCATTGA